In one Bradyrhizobium cosmicum genomic region, the following are encoded:
- the ubiE gene encoding bifunctional demethylmenaquinone methyltransferase/2-methoxy-6-polyprenyl-1,4-benzoquinol methylase UbiE: protein MDRPGETTHFGFRDVPLGDKQTLVNDVFHSVASRYDLMNDLMSGGLHRVWKDIMINALDPPRSDRPFALLDVAGGTGDISFRAAKAAGPGFHATVCDINSGMLEVGRERAAKRHLETQVDFVEGNAEALAFADRSFDAYTIAFGIRNVPRIDLALSEAYRVLKPGSRFLCLEFSTVEMPGLDRLYDLFSFKVIPPLGRMVTGDAESYQYLVESIRKFPKPNAFADMIRDAGFSRVNWQTLSGGIVALHSGWRL, encoded by the coding sequence ATGGATCGGCCGGGCGAAACCACGCATTTTGGCTTCAGGGACGTTCCCCTGGGGGACAAGCAGACGCTGGTGAACGATGTGTTTCACAGCGTGGCTTCGCGCTATGATTTGATGAACGATTTGATGTCCGGTGGCCTGCACCGGGTCTGGAAGGACATCATGATCAACGCGCTCGACCCGCCGAGATCCGACCGGCCGTTCGCGCTGCTCGACGTCGCCGGCGGCACCGGCGACATCTCGTTCCGGGCCGCCAAGGCGGCAGGCCCCGGCTTCCATGCCACCGTCTGCGACATCAATTCCGGGATGCTCGAGGTCGGCCGCGAGCGCGCCGCCAAGCGCCATCTCGAGACCCAGGTCGATTTCGTCGAGGGCAATGCCGAAGCGCTCGCCTTCGCCGATCGCAGCTTCGATGCATATACGATCGCTTTCGGCATTCGCAACGTGCCGCGGATCGATCTGGCGCTGAGCGAGGCCTACCGTGTGCTCAAGCCCGGCAGCCGCTTCCTGTGCCTGGAATTCTCAACCGTCGAGATGCCCGGCCTCGATCGTCTTTACGACCTGTTCTCGTTCAAGGTGATCCCGCCGCTCGGCCGCATGGTCACGGGCGACGCCGAGTCCTACCAGTATCTGGTCGAATCGATCCGCAAGTTCCCGAAGCCCAACGCCTTCGCCGACATGATCCGCGACGCGGGCTTTTCGCGCGTCAACTGGCAGACATTGTCCGGCGGCATCGTCGCACTGCATTCGGGCTGGCGTTTGTGA
- the mutM gene encoding bifunctional DNA-formamidopyrimidine glycosylase/DNA-(apurinic or apyrimidinic site) lyase, which translates to MPELPEVETVRRGLQPVMEGAKILVAEARRPDLRFPFQPDFVARLQGQIVTGLGRRAKYLMADLASGDVLLMHLGMSGSFRVIKPDNDASPGEFHYPKGKDSTHDHVLFRMSSGADIVFNDPRRFGYMKVIARNALEDEPLLRDLGPEPLGNAFDAAMLARSCQDKTTSLKAALLDQRVVAGLGNIYVCEALHRSHLSPRRIAATLSTKKGEPTDHAKRLVSAIHTVLNDAIKAGGSSLRDHRQTSGELGYFQHSFKVYDREGEACKTPGCGGTVKRFTQNGRSTFWCPKCQK; encoded by the coding sequence ATGCCTGAATTGCCCGAAGTCGAGACCGTCCGCCGCGGCCTTCAGCCGGTCATGGAGGGTGCGAAAATCCTCGTCGCGGAGGCCCGCAGGCCCGATTTGCGCTTTCCGTTCCAGCCGGATTTCGTCGCCCGGCTCCAGGGACAGATCGTCACGGGGCTGGGACGCCGTGCAAAATATCTCATGGCTGATCTCGCCTCCGGCGACGTGCTGCTGATGCATCTGGGCATGTCGGGCTCGTTCCGCGTCATCAAGCCGGACAACGACGCATCGCCTGGCGAATTTCACTATCCGAAGGGGAAAGACTCCACGCACGATCACGTGCTGTTTCGGATGTCCTCCGGTGCCGACATCGTCTTCAACGACCCGCGCCGCTTCGGTTACATGAAAGTGATCGCGCGCAACGCGCTCGAAGACGAGCCTCTGCTGCGCGACCTCGGCCCCGAGCCGCTCGGCAACGCGTTCGATGCGGCGATGCTGGCGCGGTCCTGTCAGGACAAGACCACCAGCCTGAAGGCCGCGCTGCTCGACCAGCGCGTCGTGGCAGGGCTCGGCAACATCTATGTCTGCGAGGCGCTGCACCGTTCGCATCTGTCGCCGCGCCGGATCGCGGCGACGCTGTCGACCAAAAAGGGCGAGCCGACGGATCATGCGAAGCGGTTGGTGAGTGCAATCCACACCGTGCTCAACGACGCCATCAAGGCCGGCGGATCGTCACTGCGCGATCATCGCCAGACCTCCGGCGAGCTCGGCTATTTCCAGCACTCCTTCAAGGTCTATGATCGCGAGGGCGAGGCCTGCAAGACGCCGGGGTGCGGGGGCACGGTGAAGCGATTCACGCAGAACGGCCGGTCGACCTTCTGGTGTCCGAAATGTCAGAAGTGA
- a CDS encoding ParA family protein: MHTIVLATQKGGSGKSTLAIGLALAARQAGFTVRLIETDPQGTLSNWLRRRNNDDVVVEPIYHAADIEPRLKMLADSGLQLAIVDTAAGLSAATTAAIRYSDLCLIPARPSVADIEATVSTLSVARAWKRPYSFVLNQTPIRGQRIDNAANTLAEEAALDLGDVLARPLIVMRNDHQDSLASGLAVSEFAPNGKSADEIRGLWRWIETRLELEATTNVLIDQVISAADGMLHVATELAADETLAS, encoded by the coding sequence ATGCACACGATCGTACTCGCCACCCAAAAGGGCGGCAGTGGCAAGAGCACCCTCGCCATCGGCCTCGCGCTGGCGGCCAGGCAGGCCGGCTTCACTGTCCGCCTGATCGAAACCGACCCGCAGGGCACCCTGTCCAACTGGCTGCGCCGCCGCAACAATGACGACGTCGTCGTCGAGCCGATTTATCATGCCGCCGATATCGAGCCGCGTCTCAAGATGCTCGCCGACAGCGGCCTGCAGCTTGCGATCGTCGACACCGCGGCCGGCCTCAGCGCCGCGACCACGGCTGCGATCCGCTACTCCGACCTCTGCCTGATCCCGGCCCGCCCGAGCGTCGCCGACATCGAGGCGACCGTCTCCACCCTGAGCGTCGCGCGCGCCTGGAAGCGTCCCTACAGCTTCGTGCTGAACCAGACGCCGATCCGCGGCCAGCGCATCGACAACGCCGCCAACACGCTCGCCGAGGAAGCCGCGCTCGATCTCGGCGACGTGCTCGCGCGCCCGCTGATCGTGATGCGCAACGACCACCAGGACTCGCTCGCCAGCGGCCTCGCTGTCAGCGAATTCGCGCCGAACGGCAAGTCGGCGGACGAGATCCGCGGCCTCTGGCGCTGGATCGAGACCCGGCTCGAGCTCGAAGCCACCACCAATGTGCTGATCGACCAGGTGATCTCGGCGGCGGACGGCATGCTGCACGTCGCCACCGAGCTTGCGGCGGACGAAACACTGGCGTCCTGA